Sequence from the Nitrosospira multiformis genome:
CGATATAGCGGCTCGCACTTTCCATGGCCTCGAGTTGAGCAGCCAGCTTGGCTGGCACCCAGATATCATCGGAGTTCTGAAAAGCGACATATTGTCCACGTGCCCGGCTTAATGCCAGATTGCGTGCATGCACAGCCCGGTTCTCAGATAAACGGATCAGCGTCAAACGGGGATCATGGATTGATGCGACTACATCCGCCGTTTCGTCCGAGGAAGCATCGTCAACAACGATCAGTTCGAGGTCGCGAAAAGTTTGATCGAGAACACTCTGAACCGCTTCACCAACGAAGGCGGCGTGATTGAATGACGGCAGAATGACGGAAACCAGGGGCGGCCCAGGGGAAAACTGCATTAGAAATTAAATCCGGGTATTGTGGGGGATCTTTTATTAAAAACAGGCGCGGCTAAACTTTGAGTCAGGAAGCATTCTTCTTTATGAGAAGAGATCCATTGCCTAGGGTACGGGTTACTCGCCGCTTGCAGTTACCCAAAAAAAACGGAGCCTCACGATCTCGTTTTGGCTCCGTTCACCTGCCTGGTATTATTCGGCCGAAGTTACGCTGATTTTCTTTGGCTGGACAGCTTCACGTTTGGGGATGACGATTTCCAGGACGCCATGATTCGTTTTTGCCGATATCGCGTCGGAATTCGCTGTATCCGGTAAACTGAAGCGCCGGTAAAAAGAACCATAGGTACGCTCAACCCGTTTGTAGCCTTCTTTCTCGGTTTTTGCTTCGGTTCTCTTTTCGCCTCTGATCGTCAGTACGCCATCTTCCATGCTGACATCGATTTCCTCAGGTTTTACCCCCGGAAGATCCGCCAGCAGGACGAACTTGTCAGCTTCTTCCTTGATATCGACCGCTGGCGCCCATTCGGCGGTGGCGGTCGATCCCTCGCTGTCGCCACCCTCGCGCACACGATCCAGTTCTTTGTGTAATTGGTTCAGTAAACTCCAGGGTTCGTAACGAGCAATAGCCATATTACCTCCATGTGAATTAAGTGATTAGCATCAATGCTGAAATTACCGGAATCAGCACTCAGTAATTAATATAGGTCCACTTGCTGTTTTTTCAACTGTCCAACGATGGTAGAGCGTTCACTGAGTCGGATAGATTAAGTAAATAGGTGCGGATTTCTTGGACGTAGGTGAATTTCTCAGCCTTATCCATCGGTTTAATGGACTGTGATATGAGCTCGGCAGGAATTGAAGCTACCTCCTTGTGTCTCTCTCGTCATAATATCAAAATCCATGCCCAAGCCCCTACGAAAAAAAGGGGGAGCAGAATGGGTGCTATCAAACCGCCAAAATGGGTGTTATCTGATACGGCAAGTAAAAATCCCGTTTTTTTCCTGAGAATGTGTAAAGCACAGCATGCAGAGATGATACTCAGCAGGAGCATGAGAGCGACTCCAATTCCGAGTGCAGGGATGACTGGCAACATTTGGCAAATCTTGGAGAAATATGGTCTATCGTCCGGTGTTTGAAGAAGCGCCCCGTATGCTGCGAACAGAAGAGTTTGCGAAACGAGCAGCCATGTCAATCGATGATTTATCAATTGATCTTCGTGTACCCATTTCTCACGAGCGGCAAGGTATTCTTGGTGTTTGTCGGCCACAAAATCTCCACAGAAAAGATGTAAACCAACGAATATCAATGGAATCAGATGGAATAGATCAACGCTTGCCGATGAGTTATAGCAACCTTATCCCAAAGGTAAGTCGCCGCTGCTGAGTCCAATACTCGCAATATTTTCCACCGCTTTTACAAAGCTCGCGTTCTCATGCAGTTTTACGAGCGAATCGGGATGGGGCCGTCCGCGCATGCGGGCGAGGCGTACAACGCTGATGGCCGGAATATCCCAGCGTAATTCCTCCAGCAATGTATCCGCCGCTTCCGGGTTGTTGCATATCAGTATCATGTCGCAACCCGCATGCAACGCGCTTTCCGCGCGTTGCAATATATCGCCGGCGACCGCCGCGCCTGCCATATTCAAGTCATCGCTGAAGATGCAGCCTTCAAAGTCCAGTTCAGCACGCAGGATTTTTTTTAGCCATATCTCGGAAAAACCCGCAGGACGCGAATCTACGTGGGGGTAAATGACATGTGCCGGCATGATGCCGGCGAGTCCGAAGCCAATCATCTTGCGAAATGGAACCAGGTCACTTTTTTCGATTTCCGGATAAGTGCGTTCATCCACCGGCACCTCAACATGGGAGTCCGCCTGAATATAGCCATGCCCCGGAAAATGCTTTCCGACCGCCGCCATGCCGCCCAGCTTTAGCCCGGACATCAGGCTATGAGCCAGTTCGGCGATACCTTGCGGTTTATCGTGGAAAGCGCGGTCACCGATGACGCAGCTCTGTCCGTGATCCATATCCAGCACTGGGGTAAAGCTTAAGTCCACGCCTGCGGCGCGCAGCTCCCCCGCCAGCACGTAGCCCGTCTGCTGTGCCAGATGCCGTGCCTTGCCGGGATGTTCATCCCATATTATGCCGAGTTCGCGCATAGGCGGCAGTCTCGTGAAATCTGCACGAAAACGTTGCACTCGTCCACCCTCATGGTCCACAGCGATCAGAAGCGGAGGGGTTCGGAGCGCATGGATTTCCGCAGTTAGCTGCATGAGCTGCTCTAGCGACGAGTAGTTCCGCGTGAACAGGATGACTCCACCAACCAGCGGATGCAGAAGTTTTCTCTTGTCGTCGGCAGTCAGTTGTATGCCTTCGATGTCGAGCATGATGGGCCCGAGAGACATCAGTGTCCTATGAATTCGAAGTTCTAAGTAAGCTCATTTACGTGCTGCCAACTAAGTGAGGGCGAAGCGGGGTAAGCAGGCAATCCGCTCGGCGGATGCTTGCAGAGAAACTTTAACGCCGCATCTGCTGCTCGATAGGTAAGCGATAAAATTCCTTGAGTAATGCAGTAGTACTACGACGAAATTTGGATTTATAGTATCCATTACTTTTCTAGAATGACAAAGGCACATGCCAGGTTTAATTCATCGCTGATGGAAAGATGATGGCTTGTGATACCCTCTTTTTTGATCAGTGCACTCAACGCGGGATGAAATGCGAAATACGGTTTACCCAGATGGTCATGGGTTATCCCGATATGGCTCAAACTCACTGGATAGCGCATGCCCGTGCCGATTGCTTTGGAAAGCGCTTCCTTGGCGGCGAAACGCTTGGCCAGGAACATGGCAGGCTGAACGCTCTTGATGTATTCAGGCCATTCCTCGTCTGTCAGCAATCGCTTGGCGAAGCGTTCACCGTATTTTTCGAGCAACCGCGCGATGCGCGAAGGTTCGACCAGATCGGTGCCGATTCCATAAATCATTGGCGCGCTTCCAGCATCAATCTTTTCATCTCCCGGACCGCCTGTTCAAAGCCGACGAACAGCGCATGAGCCACAATCGCATGCCCGATATTGAGCTCGGATACGCCGGGTATTGCTGCGACGGGCTGGACATTATGATAATGTAATCCATGCCCGGCGTTGACCTTCAGTCCCCGGTCAATACCTTCCTTTACTGCGGCGCGAATCTGTTCCAGTTCATTCTGTTGCGCGCCCTCGGTTTTTGCATCGGCATAGTGACCCGTGTGGATCTCGATCGCCGGCGCGCCGGCGCGCACCGCGGCATCGATCTGAACGGGATCGGCATTGATGAATAGCGATACGTGAATGTCTGCTTGAGCCAGTCTGTCACAGGCCCGCTTCACCTGTTCAAAATGCCGCACGACGTCGAGACCTCCTTCGGTGGTCAATTCCTCCCGCCGCTCGGGCACCAGGCAGACGTCCTGAGGTCTGATGCGCAGCGCAAAATCTATCATCTCACTGGTCACCGCGCTCTCCAGATTCATGCGGGTCTTTAGTAAACCCCGCAGAATTTCCACATCCGCGTCCTGGATATGGCGGCGATCTTCGCGTAAGTGCAATGTAATTGCATCCGCCCCGGCCAATTCCGCGACCATTGCCGCTTCCACAGGACTCGGATAAGTCGTACCCCGCGCTTGCCGCAGCGTGGCGACGTGATCAATATTGACGCCCAGTTCGATCATAAGGATGGCAGATTTTCAGTAATGGTTGCGCGGGAAACCGCGTCACCGAAAGAATAGTTGAATGGGTGGCGCATCGGCCTTTGCCTGCCTGTCCGGGGGGGCGATACTCCATCGCCGCATCCCTGACGAGATGCCGCTTTGTTCCGAGTGTGGATCAAGGCCCAAGTAAAACCGAAACGGAAAACCCAATATACTATAACAATCCATGCTGGGACGACAGCTTGTTAAACGTATGGGCCCAGAATCGCCCTAGTTAAGACAGGCAGCTTATTATGCACCGGAGCAGCACGAAGACGTTGCTTCGCTTCTGACCGAAGATCTCCCAAGCTGGGTATTCTGATAATAGAATATTAAATGATATATTCAAAAAATATATAATGATAAGCTTGCAAAAGAAACGTTGAACATATTACGGCGCGAGGAGGGATAAATGTTAATCAACTGGAGTCAGTTCACGCCATGGTCTGCGCTGACTGGGGGTGCGGTCATCGGCATGGCGGTAGCTATACTGGTGCTCTTTAATGGACGGATTGCGGGGATCTCCGGCATCGCCGGGGGAGTGCTCAAGATGCAGAAGAACGATACAGGCTGGCGTATTGCTTTTATTTCAGGTCTTGTTGCCGCCCCGCTAGTTTGGCAATTGTTTCTGAGCCTGCCCGCAATTCACATTGATGGTAGCTATGCCATGATGGCGATGGCTGGCTTGGTCGTTGGAATAGGCACGCGTTATGGGTCAGGTTGCACGAGCGGGCATGGCGTTTGCGGACTATCGCGCCTGTCGCCACGTTCCATTATCGCAACCCTGTCTTTTATGGGAACAGGTTTTGTCACTGTTTATGTCATTCGACATGTTTTCCAGACATAGGTCGAGGAGGAAATCAGGATGGTCAACATCATCGCATTGATATCGGGGCTGATCTTTGGGGTGGGGCTTATCCTCGCGGGGATGGCAAACCCCGATAAAGTCCTGTCATTTCTTGATATTACAGGAGCATGGGACCCATCTCTTGCGCTGGTGATGGCGGGTGCAATCGGGGTTGGTTCAGTGGCCTTTGCCGTCGCCCGAAAGCTTAACCGTAGTTACCTGGGGCTCCCAATGAATCTTCCCGCTTCACGCGTGATCAACAAACGGCTGGTTTTGGGGAGTCTGGCGTTTGGTATAGGTTGGGGGATGGCGGGAATATGTCCCGGCCCCGCCCTGGTTTTACTTGGAAGCGGCAGTGTCAAAGGACTGGTATTTGTAGCGGCTATGCTTCTGGGCATGGGAATTTTTGAAATTCTGGAAAGAAGCCAGGCTGTCAATTTGTCCAGAAGACCGGGGGCGCACAATGGCATCGCAGGCACAGCATCAGGCAACCCGGCAGCTCATGGCAAGGCAGGGCATATCGAGATGTAAGCCCTGCGTTTTACAGGACTCAATTTGAGAGAGATCAATCGTGAAACTGGAGTCTGATTTTCCCAGCATTCCGGCAATACGGGCATCCGCATCCCAGGCGTGCGCGATGCTGAAAGTATTGGCGAATGAAGACAGGTTACTCATCTTATGTCAATTAATTGAAGGTGCCAGGAATGTGGGTGAATTGGAGGCATTATTGGGTATTCAGCAACCTACTCTTTCACAGCAGTTGACTGTATTGCGTGAGGAAGGACTTGTTGCCACCGAACGGAAAGGAAAATACATAATCTATCGTTTGACGAGCCTTGAAGTGATTCAAATCATGCAGACTTTATACAATCTTTATTGTGGCAAGGAGAAGTTTAGTGATCCTTTCTCAAAGCTGGCTAATGAACGTGAGGAGGGAGCCGGCTCGGCATATCGATTTTGAGCCGTTTACGTTCCGTTGGTTAGCATGGGATCAGATTCAATCACGCAAATGATGACATCATAGTTGCTGGAGATCTTTCAATAATTGCCGTGTATGCAGCGGTTGGTCGTTGAGATAATAGTTGAGTATGTAGCGCATCAGCGTCTTGCTCTGCTGCCGGGTCGCGATATTCGAGTAATCGCCTTGTTCCATATCCAGAAGGGTTTTTCCGCCCAGACGCAAGCCGTGGTTGGGGTTGCTTTCATCCCATGCCACCGGTCCGCGCTCAATTTCGTAGCAGTAGTCCCTATTGGGGTCCGTGGGTTTGCCAGATACGTCATGACCGAGTGTCAAGGCGTAGCCTAATTCCTGCAACATGCGCTGCTCGAAGCGCCGCAAAATGGGAATGTAGTCCTTCTGAGCACTCAACGCCGTTAATGTTTCCTGATAATATGCAAATAGTTGTTCATGGGGATCATGGCGGTGTAATAACCGCACAAGCAGTTCGTTGAGGTAGAAGCCACAGATCAGTGCCGTCCCTTGCAATGGCATCTGACCGCCTTGCCATTCTGCCTTATGCAGTGTGCGTAATTCGGATTTCCCCCCCCAAGTCAGCAGCAGAGGCTGAAATGCCCGCAGTAATCCCCTGAGCGTGGATGTGGGGCGTTTGGCCCCTTTTGCCATGAGCGGCACCCTTCCAAAACTGCGAGTGAAGGTCTCCACCACGAGACTGGTTTCCCGGTAGGGATAGGCATGCAGCACGAATGCCGGCTGGGCTTCCTGCGCCTGTTTATCCGCAATCATCCTGAATCCGGCAGCTGTAGCGAGCTCACCAAAAGGTTGAGGGTCAAGGAGCGTGAGGAATCTCTGCCGGTCATAGCGCTAAACAATCATTTTCCCGGCAGCCGGGAATTACTCATATCCAAGGCTTTTCAATGCCCGCGCATCGTCGGCCCAGCCACTTTTCACTTTTACCCAGACCTTGAGAAAGACTTTGCCGCCGAAATTTTGTTCCATGTCCTTGCGCGCCTGCGTGGCGATCAACTTGAGTTTTTCGCCATCCTTGCCGATAACGATAGCCTTTTGATTAGACCTGTCTACAATAATGGAGGCATGAATTTTACGCAGCTCTCCTTCCATTGTGAATTGATCGATAATGACGCTGGTAGAGTAGGGGATTTCTTCCCCCAACAGGCGAAACAGTTTCTCTCGAACCAGTTCAGCGGCAATAAATTGCTCGCTACGGTCGGTGACTTCATTTTCATCGAACAATGGCGGATTTTGTGGCAAATACGACCGGACTGTGCGTATCAAATCCGCGAGTTGTATTCCTTTCTCGGCGCTCATCGGTATGATGGCCGCGAATGCGTACTCCTTTGCCATTTTTTCAAGAAATGGAAGCAGCTGCGATTTGTCGGCCAAGCGGTCCACCTTGTTGACGACAAGAATTACCGGCTTGTCCGGACTATCCATCGCAGGCAAGAGTTTTACCACGAGCTTGTCACGATCATCGAAACGCAATGCCTCGATCACCAGTATGACTACATCCACATCCCGCATACTCTGGATTACTGTCCGGTTCATCGTGTTATGCAAGCGATTGGTATGTTGCTTCTGAAAACCGGGAGTATCGACAAAGATAAACTGGGATTGCGCATCGGTGAGAATGCCATTGATGCGATGGCGGGTGGTCTGCGATTTTCTTGAAGTAATACTGACCTTCTGGCCGACCAGATTGTTGAGCAGCGTGGATTTACCGACATTGGGGCGCCCCACGATGGCGACATAACCGCTGCGATAATCAGGATTAGTGGTGGTCATTGATGGGAGCAACCAGTGAGGAATGACGAGATCGTCACGAGAAAAGCAGCAGGGATTATTCGTCTCATCCGTAACCGCCTAATCTTGTGCCTGGAGTTGTTCATATGCTTGTTTGGCTGCTTCCTGTTCGGCGCTGCGACGAGAGGCACCTGCTCCGGCAGTGCGAATGGATAGTTTCGGAACTACGCATTCCACTTGAAATTGCTGCTGATGAGCTTCACCCGTGGTGGCGATAACGGAATATTGCGGCAGGGCCAGCCTGCGGCTCTGAAGATACTCCTGCAAGAGGGTCTTGGGGTCCTTGCCCAGCGCCTGTGAATCCAATTCGTGAAGCAGGGGCGTGAAAAGACTCACAACGACCTTCTCGGCTTCGGCAAAACCTCCATCGAGATAAATTGCTCCCAGCACCGCCTCCAGCGTATCGGCGAGTATCGAAGGACGTCGATCTCCACCACTTTTGAGTTCTCCCTCGCCAAATCTGATCAATCTCCCCAATTCAAGCGTTTGCGCCAATTCAGCCAGCGCCTGCTGATTGACAAGATTAGCCCGCACTCGCGATAAATCACCTTCGGTAAGGTCGGGGAACTGCCTGAATATCAATCCGGCAACTGCACAATTGAGTATGCTGTCGCCAAGAAATTCAAGGCGTTCATTGTGCGGCAGGCTATGACTACGGTGGGTCAGCGCCTGAGATAGCAACTTCGGATGATTAAAAGCATAGCCGATTTTTCGGCAAAGTATATTGCTGGCCATGCTAATGAGCCGCAGATATCTTAAAAGTCCAATGCTTCAGACAAGCTATTCGCCTACCCGTCCCACTGGCGAATTGAGGCTGAAGAGTGGCGAAGTAATGAGATTGGATAGATATTTTTGTTTCCTGCTATTTAATGGATAATCCGATACGGCTCAGGTCGCCGAAGTTCCACCAGATCATGAAAGCTTTGCCGACAATGTTTTGTTCCGGCACAAATCCCCAGTACCGGCTATCGCTGCTGCTATCGCGATTGTCGCCCATTGTGAAATAATTTCCCTCAGGCACCTTACAGGTAAATCCGCTGTCATTATATGAGCAATTTTCCCGGTGCGGGAACGGGCGCACTCCGGCAATATGCATATCAGGAACTTCCGGGTTGATAAGGATACTGTAGTTTTGTTCGCCCAGTGATTCAAGAAAGCGCCGGCTGTATACGTAATTCAGGCCGGACTCTATATAGGTATACTCGCCATTCGATTCCATTTTCACCGGGATATTATTAATACTCAGCTGCTTATCGCGATAAGTGACTGTGTCCCCCGGCACGCCGATGATGCGTTTGATGTAATCCATCGATGGATTCTCCGGGTAACGGAACACCATCACGTCACCTCGCTTGGGTTCGTTTATGGGCATTATCTTGACATTGGCGACCGGCAGGCGAATACCATAAGTGTATTTATTGACGAGGATAAAATCTCCTACCAGCAGCGTGGGGATCATCGAGCCCGATGGAATCTTGAAGGGTTCCACCAGGAACGAGCGCAAAAAGAACACGATAAGGATGACCGGAAAAAAACTTTTCGGATATTCCACCCACCATGGTCCCTGGGCCTCCGGCGCACGATGGCGCTTCAGCGCGAAGCGATCAAGCAACGAAATACCCCCGGTAATTACCAGCAGTATCAGCATGATGAGAGGAAAATTCATTCCTTGTTCCTTCTTCTTTATATGAATGATGTCCGGTGCCGCACTTATTCGCTACTTGTCGCCCACCTGCAAAATTGCAAGAAAAGCTTCCTGTGGGATTTCAACGTTGCCGACTTGCTTCATTCGCTTTTTCCCGGCTTTCTGTTTTTCCAGCAGCTTGCGTTTACGGGAAATGTCGCCACCGTAGCATTTGGCGAGTACGTTTTTTCGCAATGCCTTGATACTTTCCCTGGCAATGATGTGTGCGCCGATGGCAGCTTGTACCGCGATATCGAACATTTGCCGCGGAATCAATTCGCGCATTTTCTGCGCGAGTTCACGCCCCCGGTACTGACTATTGGCGCGATGCACGATCAGCGAGAGCGCATCCACTTTTTCGCTATTGATGAGGATATCCAGCTTGACCAGATCGGAAGCGCGAAACTCCTTGAATTCATAATCCAGTGAGGCATAACCGCGACTGGTGGATTTTAACTTGTCAAAAAAATCCATGACAACTTCATTCAGCGGCATTTCGTAGGTCAGCATCACCTGTCTGCCCATATACTGCATATTCTTCTGTATCCCGCGCTTGCTGATGCAAAGTGTAATGACCGATCCCACATACTCCTGCGGAACGAGTATGGTGGCGGTAATGATCGGTTCGCGGATCTCTTCTATTTTAGAGAGATCAGGCATTCTTGAGGGATTGTCGATTTCCATTATCGTTCCGTCGCGCATCACGATCTGATAAATCACTGTGGGGGCGGTGGTAATAAGGTCCATATCGTATTCACGTTCCAGCCTCTCCTGGACGATATCGAGATGCAGAAGGCCGAGAAAGCCGCAACGGAAACCAAAACCCAGCGCCTGCGAGGTCTCGGGTTCATATTGCAGGGATGAATCGTTGAGTTTGAGCTTCTCCAGCGCATCGCGCAACGCATCGTACTGGTTGGATTCCACCGGGTAAAGTCCGGCGAATACCTGGGGCTTTATTTCTTTAAAACCGAGCATCGGCTGGGTGGCGGGGCGATCCGCCAGTGTTACGGTATCGCCCACTTTAGCGGATTTCAATTCCTTGATGCCGGAGATGATGAAGCCGACTTCACCGGCACTCAGTGATTCCCGATTTTTTGATTTGGGTGTGAACACGCCGACCTGCTCACACAGGTGAACGGCTTTGCTGGCCATGAGCAATATTTTGTCCTTGGGCTTGAGTATTCCATCCAGCACGCGCACCAGCATGACTACGCCGACGTAGTTATCAAACCACGAATCGATAATCAGCGCTTTTAGCGGCGCGGCAGGATCTCCCTTCGGTGCGGGAATGCGCGAAATGACGGCATCCAGAATATCCTCCACGCCCACGCCGGTTTTGGCACTCGCATGTAGCGCATGTTGAGCGTCTATGCCTATGATGTCTTCTATTTCCTTGATTACGCGCTCCGGCTCGGCGGCGGGCAGATCAATCTTGTTCAATACCGGCACCACTTCCACACCTTGTTCGATCGCGGTATAGCAATTGGCGACGGTCTGGGCTTCCACGCCTTGTGACGCATCCACCACCAGGAGTGCGCCTTCGCAGGCGGCAAGAGAACGCGACACTTCGTAAGAGAAATCCACGTGGCCAGGCGTATCGATCAAATTCAGCAAATATATTTTGCCGTCGCGCGACTTATACTCCAGGGCGGCGGTCTGCGCTTTAATGGTAATTCCACGCTCGCGCTCCAGGTCCATGGAGTCCAGTACCTGAGCCTCCATCTCACGGTCTGAGAGTCCGCCGCACAGATGGATGATGCGATCCGCCAGGGTGGATTTACCGTGGTCGATATGGGCAATGATGGAAAAATTACGAATGTGCTGCATCATCCTAAGCCCGGCAGTTGTAGCGAACTCACCATAAGGAAAAGTTCAAGTGAAAAAAAACCATTACGGCTCATGTGGTTAAACGGAAAAATGAGCGGGCAATGCCGGATTTAGGATCATGGATCATCAGGGGCAGGTGGGATACTCAGGTATCACTCAGGTACCGTTCAGGTATCGGTTGGGGCAGCGTGGAGCCAACTAAAAAAGGGCACATGCTGTGCCCTTTGGAAAGCTTGCGGCTCAACCCCCAAGTTCTGCCCATATCCGGCAGTCCCGTTTTATCAAGAAGTGCGCATTTTAGCGAATTTTGGCGAAATAAGCATCTAGCAACCTGTGGGACTTAAAGGAAATCGGCTACAAAAGCATCTGGCCGGTCCATATTTCACCGCTTTTTCAGCCAATAGAACACTATTGGCCTTCAGTTATCCCGCGATCTGGGGAAATATCCGGGCCAGCGCGGCAGGATCAAAATGATAATGACAAATTTCCTGTCCTCCCGACACCAATACGGGGACTCGTTCGCCATAACGTGACTTGAGATCGGCGTCGCTGTCCACATCCACCACTTCGAGGTGGAAAGAAAGCCGCGCCTGCAATTCCCGCAGGGCGGCAATCATGTCATGACAGAGATGGCAATGTTCCCGGCTGTACACAACCAGTTCCACCGGATCAGGAGTGGACACGCTACTTATTGTCGCCATTGAGTTTCATCGTGATGAAAGTTGCGGTATCGCCGCGCCTGACCAGTATCGCAATGTTGCGTCCCTTCTCAACCTTGTTGAGCAACTGATTGAACTGTTCGACGGTTTTGACGTCCTGGTTATTAATGCTGAGGATCACGTCACCCGGACGAACACCGGCACGGCTGGCGATGCCTGGCAGCATGTCCTCCACCAGCAAGCCATTTTCTATATCCAACTGTTGTTTTTGCTCGGCGGTAAGTTCACTCAGGGCG
This genomic interval carries:
- the lepA gene encoding translation elongation factor 4, translating into MMQHIRNFSIIAHIDHGKSTLADRIIHLCGGLSDREMEAQVLDSMDLERERGITIKAQTAALEYKSRDGKIYLLNLIDTPGHVDFSYEVSRSLAACEGALLVVDASQGVEAQTVANCYTAIEQGVEVVPVLNKIDLPAAEPERVIKEIEDIIGIDAQHALHASAKTGVGVEDILDAVISRIPAPKGDPAAPLKALIIDSWFDNYVGVVMLVRVLDGILKPKDKILLMASKAVHLCEQVGVFTPKSKNRESLSAGEVGFIISGIKELKSAKVGDTVTLADRPATQPMLGFKEIKPQVFAGLYPVESNQYDALRDALEKLKLNDSSLQYEPETSQALGFGFRCGFLGLLHLDIVQERLEREYDMDLITTAPTVIYQIVMRDGTIMEIDNPSRMPDLSKIEEIREPIITATILVPQEYVGSVITLCISKRGIQKNMQYMGRQVMLTYEMPLNEVVMDFFDKLKSTSRGYASLDYEFKEFRASDLVKLDILINSEKVDALSLIVHRANSQYRGRELAQKMRELIPRQMFDIAVQAAIGAHIIARESIKALRKNVLAKCYGGDISRKRKLLEKQKAGKKRMKQVGNVEIPQEAFLAILQVGDK
- the nagZ gene encoding beta-N-acetylhexosaminidase; this encodes MSLGPIMLDIEGIQLTADDKRKLLHPLVGGVILFTRNYSSLEQLMQLTAEIHALRTPPLLIAVDHEGGRVQRFRADFTRLPPMRELGIIWDEHPGKARHLAQQTGYVLAGELRAAGVDLSFTPVLDMDHGQSCVIGDRAFHDKPQGIAELAHSLMSGLKLGGMAAVGKHFPGHGYIQADSHVEVPVDERTYPEIEKSDLVPFRKMIGFGLAGIMPAHVIYPHVDSRPAGFSEIWLKKILRAELDFEGCIFSDDLNMAGAAVAGDILQRAESALHAGCDMILICNNPEAADTLLEELRWDIPAISVVRLARMRGRPHPDSLVKLHENASFVKAVENIASIGLSSGDLPLG
- the rnc gene encoding ribonuclease III, with protein sequence MASNILCRKIGYAFNHPKLLSQALTHRSHSLPHNERLEFLGDSILNCAVAGLIFRQFPDLTEGDLSRVRANLVNQQALAELAQTLELGRLIRFGEGELKSGGDRRPSILADTLEAVLGAIYLDGGFAEAEKVVVSLFTPLLHELDSQALGKDPKTLLQEYLQSRRLALPQYSVIATTGEAHQQQFQVECVVPKLSIRTAGAGASRRSAEQEAAKQAYEQLQAQD
- the recO gene encoding DNA repair protein RecO, which gives rise to MIADKQAQEAQPAFVLHAYPYRETSLVVETFTRSFGRVPLMAKGAKRPTSTLRGLLRAFQPLLLTWGGKSELRTLHKAEWQGGQMPLQGTALICGFYLNELLVRLLHRHDPHEQLFAYYQETLTALSAQKDYIPILRRFEQRMLQELGYALTLGHDVSGKPTDPNRDYCYEIERGPVAWDESNPNHGLRLGGKTLLDMEQGDYSNIATRQQSKTLMRYILNYYLNDQPLHTRQLLKDLQQL
- the pdxJ gene encoding pyridoxine 5'-phosphate synthase; its protein translation is MIELGVNIDHVATLRQARGTTYPSPVEAAMVAELAGADAITLHLREDRRHIQDADVEILRGLLKTRMNLESAVTSEMIDFALRIRPQDVCLVPERREELTTEGGLDVVRHFEQVKRACDRLAQADIHVSLFINADPVQIDAAVRAGAPAIEIHTGHYADAKTEGAQQNELEQIRAAVKEGIDRGLKVNAGHGLHYHNVQPVAAIPGVSELNIGHAIVAHALFVGFEQAVREMKRLMLEARQ
- a CDS encoding ArsR/SmtB family transcription factor, with amino-acid sequence MKLESDFPSIPAIRASASQACAMLKVLANEDRLLILCQLIEGARNVGELEALLGIQQPTLSQQLTVLREEGLVATERKGKYIIYRLTSLEVIQIMQTLYNLYCGKEKFSDPFSKLANEREEGAGSAYRF
- a CDS encoding Hsp20/alpha crystallin family protein, with translation MAIARYEPWSLLNQLHKELDRVREGGDSEGSTATAEWAPAVDIKEEADKFVLLADLPGVKPEEIDVSMEDGVLTIRGEKRTEAKTEKEGYKRVERTYGSFYRRFSLPDTANSDAISAKTNHGVLEIVIPKREAVQPKKISVTSAE
- the acpS gene encoding holo-ACP synthase — translated: MIYGIGTDLVEPSRIARLLEKYGERFAKRLLTDEEWPEYIKSVQPAMFLAKRFAAKEALSKAIGTGMRYPVSLSHIGITHDHLGKPYFAFHPALSALIKKEGITSHHLSISDELNLACAFVILEK
- the era gene encoding GTPase Era, whose protein sequence is MTTTNPDYRSGYVAIVGRPNVGKSTLLNNLVGQKVSITSRKSQTTRHRINGILTDAQSQFIFVDTPGFQKQHTNRLHNTMNRTVIQSMRDVDVVILVIEALRFDDRDKLVVKLLPAMDSPDKPVILVVNKVDRLADKSQLLPFLEKMAKEYAFAAIIPMSAEKGIQLADLIRTVRSYLPQNPPLFDENEVTDRSEQFIAAELVREKLFRLLGEEIPYSTSVIIDQFTMEGELRKIHASIIVDRSNQKAIVIGKDGEKLKLIATQARKDMEQNFGGKVFLKVWVKVKSGWADDARALKSLGYE
- a CDS encoding YeeE/YedE family protein, coding for MLINWSQFTPWSALTGGAVIGMAVAILVLFNGRIAGISGIAGGVLKMQKNDTGWRIAFISGLVAAPLVWQLFLSLPAIHIDGSYAMMAMAGLVVGIGTRYGSGCTSGHGVCGLSRLSPRSIIATLSFMGTGFVTVYVIRHVFQT
- a CDS encoding glutaredoxin family protein; translation: MATISSVSTPDPVELVVYSREHCHLCHDMIAALRELQARLSFHLEVVDVDSDADLKSRYGERVPVLVSGGQEICHYHFDPAALARIFPQIAG
- a CDS encoding YeeE/YedE family protein, which gives rise to MVNIIALISGLIFGVGLILAGMANPDKVLSFLDITGAWDPSLALVMAGAIGVGSVAFAVARKLNRSYLGLPMNLPASRVINKRLVLGSLAFGIGWGMAGICPGPALVLLGSGSVKGLVFVAAMLLGMGIFEILERSQAVNLSRRPGAHNGIAGTASGNPAAHGKAGHIEM
- the lepB gene encoding signal peptidase I, encoding MNFPLIMLILLVITGGISLLDRFALKRHRAPEAQGPWWVEYPKSFFPVILIVFFLRSFLVEPFKIPSGSMIPTLLVGDFILVNKYTYGIRLPVANVKIMPINEPKRGDVMVFRYPENPSMDYIKRIIGVPGDTVTYRDKQLSINNIPVKMESNGEYTYIESGLNYVYSRRFLESLGEQNYSILINPEVPDMHIAGVRPFPHRENCSYNDSGFTCKVPEGNYFTMGDNRDSSSDSRYWGFVPEQNIVGKAFMIWWNFGDLSRIGLSIK